Proteins co-encoded in one Spirosoma endbachense genomic window:
- a CDS encoding phosphotransferase family protein has product MTNRQSIYYWKCDRPSAFFALSNRENILGESALKTLLRPILTKHFGSNDIVLRSGNGQGNHVTFIAEHNSVQRFIRLEDGPEGDDFMEIEARVLTEIKNLGVPAPHVFSADATRSSVPFAYQILEYLPYPDLNKLNKKGTLNFPVIAEKIGQYVAVWQKIQFSGFGPFDPTALRSTDKLVGLHATYRDYFLLNWSRHLHFLVLKNFLTPSESEDIQKLVETYSPYLDEAEGCLVHKDLALWNMLGELEEIKAFIDWDDTISGDATDDLSLLACFHSGQIVSRAIEGYKKVSQLPEHFLIRFWLHLLRNMIVKAVIRVGANYFERQSDFFLIGSGATGATLKTFTYQRIKTACLGLQRKKQISDL; this is encoded by the coding sequence ATGACCAATCGACAAAGTATTTACTACTGGAAGTGTGATCGTCCTTCAGCATTTTTCGCCCTCAGTAACCGGGAAAATATCTTAGGAGAATCTGCGCTGAAAACCCTGCTACGTCCTATCCTTACTAAACACTTCGGTAGTAACGACATCGTTTTACGTTCAGGAAATGGGCAAGGCAACCACGTAACCTTTATTGCCGAGCATAATAGCGTTCAGCGATTTATTCGTCTGGAAGACGGTCCTGAAGGTGATGATTTCATGGAAATCGAAGCGAGGGTACTAACCGAAATAAAAAATCTGGGCGTTCCTGCACCTCACGTTTTTTCGGCCGACGCTACCCGTTCGAGCGTCCCTTTTGCGTATCAGATTCTCGAGTACCTGCCTTACCCTGACCTAAATAAACTCAATAAGAAGGGGACATTGAATTTTCCTGTAATTGCAGAGAAAATTGGGCAATACGTTGCTGTCTGGCAGAAAATTCAGTTCAGTGGATTTGGGCCATTCGACCCAACCGCACTACGTAGTACCGACAAACTGGTAGGCTTACATGCTACGTATCGGGATTATTTTCTGCTGAACTGGAGCAGACATTTACACTTTCTTGTCCTGAAAAATTTTTTAACTCCTTCTGAATCTGAGGATATTCAAAAATTAGTAGAAACATATAGCCCCTATCTGGATGAGGCCGAAGGCTGTCTGGTTCATAAAGACTTGGCTCTGTGGAACATGCTGGGTGAGTTGGAAGAAATTAAAGCATTTATCGACTGGGACGACACGATTTCTGGCGATGCCACAGACGACCTGTCGTTACTAGCCTGTTTTCATTCGGGGCAAATTGTTTCCAGAGCGATTGAGGGCTATAAAAAAGTCAGCCAATTGCCCGAACACTTCCTTATCCGATTCTGGCTACACTTGTTACGGAATATGATTGTTAAAGCCGTGATACGTGTAGGAGCCAATTACTTTGAGCGACAATCCGATTTCTTTCTAATAGGTTCTGGGGCTACAGGTGCTACGTTGAAAACCTTTACCTACCAACGTATTAAAACCGCCTGTTTGGGATTACAGCGTAAAAAGCAGATAAGCGATTTATGA
- a CDS encoding site-specific integrase, with protein sequence MRSYGKPVRQWRFAFISDKKDKPKSVVLEEPALSIILRHAADKEPQDFIFPFLRQAHYKTMTESELSDAIGIKINYIDKVLKRVATYLEIPKNLTIYAARHTFAEHLFELTENV encoded by the coding sequence GTGCGTAGCTACGGGAAACCCGTTCGCCAGTGGCGGTTCGCCTTTATCAGTGACAAAAAAGATAAACCCAAATCCGTCGTTTTGGAGGAGCCCGCCCTGTCGATCATACTCCGCCATGCAGCCGACAAGGAACCGCAGGATTTTATATTTCCTTTCCTGCGCCAGGCCCACTACAAAACAATGACAGAAAGCGAACTTTCCGACGCTATCGGCATCAAGATCAATTATATTGACAAAGTCCTCAAACGGGTGGCCACTTACTTGGAGATTCCTAAAAACCTGACCATCTACGCGGCCCGGCATACGTTTGCCGAGCATTTATTCGAGCTGACCGAGAATGTTTGA
- a CDS encoding bile acid:sodium symporter family protein: MSLLKLGISVVCLCLLLTISLFISGNTTLAGLAIIAFLLSLAFTFRQYESLKGFTYTIMVFAAVTAALFYPQYFNEWNGFALTALITPLIQLIMFGMGTSMSIDDFVGVVRMPKGVLIGVVSHFIIMPLLGFTLANLSGLEPEIAAGIILIGCSPNGMASNVISYLARANLALSITITAISTMLAPFITPVLMHALAGAFVEINALHMMWDISKMVIFPIAAGLLFNKLFSGKISWLDSAMPYISMFGIAGTIVIITATGRDRLLSIGPILLGLVLIHNLTGYLLGYWSARLFRMSERDCRTIAIEVGMQNGGLASGIAKEMGKIATLGLAPAIFGPLMNVTGSLLASWWHKKTPNQLS, from the coding sequence ATGAGTCTCTTAAAACTGGGCATCAGTGTTGTCTGTCTGTGTCTCCTGTTAACGATTAGCCTGTTCATTTCTGGAAACACAACGCTGGCCGGTCTTGCCATTATTGCTTTTTTACTTTCACTGGCGTTCACGTTTCGCCAATACGAATCCTTAAAAGGGTTTACGTACACGATTATGGTTTTTGCGGCAGTAACGGCTGCTCTTTTCTATCCACAGTATTTTAACGAATGGAACGGATTTGCGCTGACGGCTCTTATCACCCCTCTAATCCAACTTATTATGTTTGGGATGGGTACGTCTATGAGTATCGATGATTTTGTCGGCGTAGTTCGTATGCCCAAAGGCGTGCTGATTGGTGTAGTGAGCCACTTCATTATTATGCCCTTGCTCGGTTTTACACTCGCTAACCTGAGCGGGCTGGAGCCCGAAATTGCGGCTGGCATTATCCTGATTGGCTGTTCGCCCAATGGAATGGCATCGAACGTAATTTCCTATCTGGCCAGGGCAAATCTGGCGTTGTCAATTACCATCACGGCTATCTCAACCATGCTGGCTCCCTTCATTACGCCGGTACTGATGCACGCCCTGGCTGGCGCTTTTGTCGAGATCAATGCACTGCACATGATGTGGGATATTAGTAAAATGGTCATTTTCCCCATTGCCGCCGGGCTTTTATTCAATAAGCTGTTCAGTGGGAAAATCAGTTGGCTCGATTCGGCAATGCCCTACATATCGATGTTTGGTATTGCCGGAACAATCGTCATCATCACCGCTACCGGGCGCGATCGATTGCTATCGATTGGCCCAATTCTGCTTGGGCTCGTCTTAATCCATAATCTCACTGGCTATTTACTAGGGTATTGGTCAGCCCGGCTATTCCGGATGAGTGAACGCGATTGTCGTACCATTGCCATTGAAGTAGGGATGCAGAATGGCGGTTTAGCATCAGGAATTGCGAAAGAAATGGGAAAGATTGCTACCCTAGGATTAGCACCGGCCATATTCGGACCGCTGATGAACGTAACAGGTTCGCTGCTGGCATCGTGGTGGCATAAAAAAACGCCAAACCAGCTTTCTTGA
- a CDS encoding SusC/RagA family TonB-linked outer membrane protein encodes MLKLLQSKRSIQSAGRLVLLVSFFLSSITTGFASTTPPERIIRGTVRDAENNTPLPGVNVLIKGTQRGTVTNGEGQYELTVPDQNAQLVISFVGYLSKTIDVGRNTTLDIVLQVDQKTLDEMVVVGYGTQSRRNVTGSVTKIDMKQTENLPNTNITQSLRGRVAGVQFTDNGRPGQNGSILIRGPRSLSGGNNPLIVLDGIFFNGSLAEINPNDIESMEVLKDASAAAIYGSRAANGVILITSKKGTTEKPTIRVNAFYGVADRSYKVNLLTPERYLQRKIDYNKAVGLSTNSISDYLHPSEVANYEAGRVIDHWDMVSQKSSIASYDLSLSGRTNRTNYYLSAALVDERGLYLNDNMKRISLRANIENQVTDWFRVGLNTTYSWRDYSGREPDQASNIGPYATPFIAGNPTFYLLPEDQTNQANPLRVAYLTQNEEIWHNLFTNFYAIADIPFLKGLSYRLNYSPNYRWQHNYNFLLQDKLATANTTSASKFNREDFDWVLENIVTYNHQFNRDNALDVTLLYGRNHMGWESTTANASQLSSDALGWNNLGLGGLMTTSSDAQALDGISSMLRFNYRFRNKYLLTLTTRRDGSSVFAANNKYATFPSGSIAWVASEEDFVKKLNFIDLLKVRLSYGAVGNQAINPYQSLSLSGINRYVYGDGGVSSLGVFPSRMANSDLKWETTYTANAAIDFELFKGRLGGTVEYYNMDTHDLLVQRSLPTMTGYTSVWTNIGASNNKGFELSLNTVNVRKGKFEWSSNLVFSTNKNKIVHLYNSDTNGDGREDDDLGNRWFIGQPMNVAYDYVFDGIYQEGDEIPAGNKPGFVRLKDLNGDGKIEPTNDRTIIGQTGQPQYRWGLTNTVRYNRLSLSVFVNAMQSWISSIDLDPGIHTHRNYNRIDAGWWTPENKSNISPSVTYVNPLGHGYYRSRDFVRLQDVSLAYDLPTTWVNKAHLTNARIFLSGKNLLTLSKWPGADPESGATQNGIPASRIVTIGVNVGF; translated from the coding sequence ATGCTAAAACTCTTACAGTCAAAACGGTCAATACAATCCGCTGGCAGATTGGTGCTCCTGGTATCATTCTTTCTTTCCTCAATTACTACCGGCTTCGCCAGCACTACGCCCCCTGAACGGATCATACGCGGAACGGTTCGGGATGCAGAAAACAATACACCGCTACCTGGTGTCAATGTCCTGATCAAAGGTACACAGCGGGGCACTGTCACTAATGGCGAGGGGCAGTATGAGCTTACGGTTCCTGACCAAAACGCCCAACTGGTCATCAGTTTCGTCGGCTATCTCTCGAAAACCATCGATGTTGGCAGAAACACTACGTTAGATATCGTGCTTCAGGTAGACCAGAAAACGCTGGATGAAATGGTAGTGGTCGGTTATGGTACTCAGTCGCGTCGGAACGTAACGGGCTCGGTGACGAAAATCGACATGAAGCAGACTGAGAATCTTCCCAACACAAACATTACCCAATCGTTACGTGGCCGTGTGGCTGGTGTTCAGTTTACCGACAATGGCAGACCGGGGCAAAATGGTTCGATTCTGATACGTGGCCCTCGTTCGCTCAGCGGTGGTAATAATCCGCTGATTGTACTGGATGGGATCTTTTTCAACGGTAGTCTGGCCGAAATAAATCCCAACGATATCGAGTCGATGGAAGTGTTGAAAGATGCCAGCGCAGCAGCCATTTACGGCTCACGTGCAGCTAATGGTGTCATTCTCATTACGTCGAAGAAAGGGACTACCGAAAAACCAACGATTCGGGTAAACGCCTTTTACGGCGTGGCCGACCGAAGTTATAAGGTTAATCTGCTCACGCCTGAACGGTACCTTCAACGGAAAATTGATTATAACAAAGCCGTCGGGCTGTCCACCAACTCCATCAGCGATTATCTGCATCCGTCTGAAGTGGCAAACTATGAAGCTGGCCGGGTAATCGACCACTGGGATATGGTATCGCAAAAAAGCAGCATTGCGTCGTACGACCTTAGCCTCTCAGGGCGTACCAATCGGACAAACTATTATCTCTCAGCCGCTTTGGTCGACGAACGGGGCTTATACCTCAACGACAATATGAAGCGGATATCCTTACGGGCTAATATTGAAAATCAGGTAACGGACTGGTTCAGAGTCGGTCTGAATACAACCTATAGCTGGCGGGATTATTCGGGGCGCGAACCCGACCAGGCCAGTAACATCGGCCCGTATGCTACGCCATTTATTGCCGGTAATCCAACATTCTATCTTTTACCCGAAGACCAGACCAATCAGGCGAATCCACTCCGGGTGGCCTATCTGACGCAAAATGAAGAAATCTGGCACAATCTATTTACCAACTTCTACGCCATTGCCGATATTCCGTTCCTGAAAGGGCTTAGTTACCGGCTTAATTATTCGCCCAATTACCGCTGGCAGCATAACTACAATTTCCTGCTGCAGGACAAGCTCGCTACGGCCAATACCACCAGCGCCAGTAAGTTTAACCGGGAAGATTTCGACTGGGTTCTGGAAAACATTGTTACGTATAACCACCAGTTTAATCGGGACAATGCGCTGGACGTTACGTTGTTATACGGGCGAAATCACATGGGCTGGGAGTCTACGACGGCCAATGCCTCGCAGCTTTCATCCGATGCGTTAGGCTGGAATAATCTAGGTTTGGGTGGGTTAATGACTACTTCGTCCGATGCACAGGCACTGGATGGCATCTCTTCCATGCTACGTTTCAATTATCGCTTCAGAAACAAGTACTTACTAACCCTCACAACCCGGCGGGATGGTAGTTCAGTTTTTGCCGCCAACAACAAATACGCTACGTTCCCATCAGGCTCAATAGCGTGGGTTGCTTCAGAAGAAGATTTCGTTAAAAAGCTCAATTTCATTGACTTACTAAAAGTGCGACTGTCGTATGGGGCCGTAGGTAATCAGGCCATTAACCCGTATCAATCGTTGAGTCTTTCTGGTATCAATCGCTACGTTTATGGCGATGGTGGTGTGTCTTCATTAGGTGTGTTTCCCTCTCGAATGGCCAATTCCGACTTAAAATGGGAAACTACGTATACGGCCAACGCAGCTATCGATTTTGAGCTTTTTAAAGGACGTTTAGGCGGTACCGTCGAGTATTACAACATGGATACGCACGACCTGCTGGTACAACGTTCGCTACCAACCATGACGGGCTACACGTCGGTATGGACGAACATCGGTGCCAGCAATAACAAAGGTTTTGAACTGAGCCTGAATACGGTAAACGTTAGAAAAGGGAAATTTGAATGGAGCAGTAATCTGGTCTTTTCGACCAACAAAAATAAAATCGTCCATCTCTATAATTCCGACACCAATGGCGATGGTCGGGAAGATGACGACTTAGGAAACCGATGGTTTATTGGCCAGCCTATGAACGTTGCATACGATTACGTATTTGACGGAATCTATCAGGAAGGCGATGAAATTCCAGCCGGCAATAAGCCAGGTTTTGTCCGCCTGAAAGACCTGAATGGGGATGGAAAAATAGAGCCAACCAACGATCGGACCATTATTGGACAAACCGGCCAGCCGCAATATCGCTGGGGTCTTACCAACACGGTACGTTACAACCGCCTTTCGTTATCCGTATTTGTCAATGCGATGCAATCCTGGATATCATCTATCGATTTAGACCCCGGCATTCACACACACCGTAATTACAACCGTATTGACGCAGGCTGGTGGACGCCCGAAAACAAATCGAATATCAGCCCTTCGGTAACCTACGTGAACCCGCTGGGACATGGCTATTATCGAAGTCGGGATTTCGTCCGGCTACAGGATGTCTCGCTAGCGTATGACCTGCCAACTACCTGGGTCAATAAAGCTCACCTGACCAACGCCCGGATTTTTCTGAGTGGAAAAAACCTGCTCACGCTATCGAAGTGGCCCGGCGCAGATCCCGAAAGTGGAGCAACTCAAAATGGTATTCCTGCCTCGCGAATCGTAACCATTGGTGTTAATGTAGGCTTCTAA
- a CDS encoding glycosyl hydrolase family 32, which translates to MKATRALSKLVYLIGLVLLSLTAALAQPAKSEEHTQAKVLYNGIELPNEWPPKTQDPKSAEPMEVPYLRNPPKVIPINVGRQLFVDDFLIENTTLKRVFHTAEKYEGNPVFKAETPEEINPTGTPEPGQQYVTYLGHGGVFYDPQESLFKMFYTAGWRGGLAMATSKDLLKWNRPELGIVGKNNLLLPPGWLWAGGDNSIWLDLKPKNPSERLKYLTDRGTHNKESRPHTLHTSADGRVWSQGVPVGKADDYCSFFYNPFRNVWGYSIKRGGRGRARYYSENADFIKGADWSNAVFWANADKLDEPDPEIKAPAQLYSLNAVAYESIMVGEFYIHLGPDNRICDEGKFPKITELKLGFSRDGFHWDRPDRRPFIATTRKEGDWDRGYLHGTTGVFAVIGDKLWFPYCGYAGIAPNGSRGMYTGASVGLATLRRDGFASMEATTQKGTLTTRPVTFTGQQLFVNIDCPQGELRVEILDESNKVIAPFAVKNAEVVKVDKTLQAVSWKGVSDLSSLNGKLVKFRFYLTNGKLYSFWVSPDKSGASHGYVGVGGPGMDGVVDTKGINAY; encoded by the coding sequence ATGAAGGCAACCAGAGCGTTATCTAAATTAGTTTATCTAATTGGCCTTGTTTTGCTGAGCCTGACGGCTGCGCTCGCTCAACCCGCCAAAAGCGAAGAGCACACCCAGGCAAAGGTGCTTTATAATGGCATTGAGCTACCCAACGAATGGCCGCCTAAAACACAGGACCCTAAATCGGCCGAACCAATGGAGGTGCCCTATCTCCGGAATCCACCAAAGGTCATTCCCATTAATGTTGGGCGACAACTTTTTGTCGATGATTTTTTGATTGAAAACACCACGTTGAAACGGGTTTTCCATACGGCTGAAAAATATGAAGGGAATCCTGTGTTTAAAGCCGAGACGCCGGAGGAAATAAACCCCACAGGCACGCCCGAACCTGGCCAGCAATACGTTACGTACCTGGGTCACGGTGGTGTGTTTTACGATCCTCAGGAAAGTCTTTTCAAGATGTTCTACACCGCTGGCTGGCGCGGTGGGTTAGCGATGGCAACCAGTAAAGATCTCTTGAAATGGAACCGTCCCGAACTGGGTATTGTGGGCAAAAACAACCTGCTCTTACCACCCGGCTGGCTTTGGGCTGGTGGTGATAACTCAATCTGGCTCGATCTCAAGCCAAAAAATCCCTCAGAGCGGTTAAAGTACCTGACAGATCGCGGAACGCATAATAAAGAAAGTCGCCCCCACACCCTGCATACGTCAGCCGATGGCCGGGTTTGGTCGCAAGGCGTTCCGGTAGGAAAAGCGGATGATTACTGTTCGTTTTTCTACAATCCATTCCGAAACGTCTGGGGCTATAGCATTAAGCGAGGTGGCCGGGGACGCGCCCGGTATTATTCAGAAAACGCCGATTTTATAAAAGGGGCTGACTGGAGTAATGCCGTTTTCTGGGCGAACGCAGATAAGCTCGATGAGCCTGATCCCGAAATTAAAGCTCCAGCACAGTTATACAGCCTTAATGCGGTAGCTTACGAAAGCATTATGGTCGGGGAATTCTACATCCATTTAGGTCCCGACAACCGTATTTGCGACGAAGGAAAATTTCCGAAGATTACCGAACTGAAATTGGGATTCAGCCGGGACGGATTTCACTGGGATCGGCCAGACCGACGCCCGTTCATCGCCACAACGCGCAAAGAAGGCGACTGGGACCGAGGATATTTGCACGGAACAACTGGTGTTTTCGCTGTCATTGGTGATAAATTATGGTTTCCTTATTGCGGCTATGCAGGCATCGCTCCCAATGGCTCACGCGGTATGTATACAGGTGCCAGTGTTGGGCTGGCCACGTTACGTCGCGATGGGTTTGCCTCAATGGAAGCCACTACCCAAAAAGGAACGCTGACAACCCGTCCCGTAACCTTCACCGGACAACAGCTATTTGTCAACATTGACTGTCCGCAGGGGGAATTAAGAGTCGAGATTTTAGACGAATCCAATAAGGTAATCGCGCCCTTTGCGGTAAAGAACGCCGAGGTTGTTAAAGTCGATAAAACGTTGCAAGCCGTCAGTTGGAAAGGTGTTTCCGATCTCTCATCGCTAAACGGTAAGCTGGTAAAATTCCGATTCTATCTCACAAACGGCAAGTTGTACTCCTTCTGGGTCAGCCCCGACAAAAGTGGAGCCAGCCACGGCTATGTGGGCGTGGGCGGGCCGGGGATGGATGGCGTAGTTGATACCAAAGGTATCAATGCCTATTGA
- a CDS encoding nuclear transport factor 2 family protein has protein sequence MWDETILNQIYTPVTTQRLPLPPFTLETARQKVQMAEDAWNSKDPERVSQAYTLDTEWRNRAEFINGREQVKDFLTRKWTTELDYRLKKELWGFRENRMAVRFEYEWHDETGQWYRSYGNELWEFDQNGLMAKRYASINDALITEEERRIF, from the coding sequence ATGTGGGATGAAACTATTCTCAACCAGATTTACACACCAGTGACTACCCAGCGATTACCCCTCCCACCCTTTACCCTGGAAACGGCCCGGCAGAAAGTACAGATGGCTGAAGATGCCTGGAACAGCAAAGATCCCGAACGGGTCAGTCAGGCCTATACACTGGATACCGAATGGCGGAACCGAGCCGAGTTTATCAATGGGCGTGAGCAGGTTAAAGATTTTCTGACTCGAAAGTGGACTACCGAATTGGATTACCGGCTCAAAAAAGAACTTTGGGGCTTTCGGGAAAACCGGATGGCCGTGCGCTTTGAGTACGAATGGCACGATGAAACGGGTCAGTGGTATCGTAGTTACGGCAATGAACTGTGGGAATTTGATCAGAACGGCTTGATGGCCAAACGCTATGCCAGCATCAATGATGCCCTCATTACTGAAGAGGAACGAAGAATTTTTTAA
- a CDS encoding AraC family transcriptional regulator gives MKPQFYLVPRDVLSSHVSRHHILPNFGTIWHYHPELELHFIVRGEGVRFVGDNVSNFNAGELLLLGENLPHMWRCNEQYFRQDPTITAEAVVVQFLPDFMGQDFLQKPEVDPILHLYDKAKAGLVITGKTREALIPLMLESAKTSGLHRLVLILSMVDILTTSEEMHPISTKDGLYHPNKEETDRLNKVYNYALINYRRELTLEEIASVANLSVTSFCRYFKMVTKKTFHDFLIEIRISHAQRMLVEDIDITTEAVCFECGFNNRSNFFSHFKRITGITPFEYKRKCHHVQMPPLYQQPDN, from the coding sequence ATGAAACCTCAATTTTATCTTGTACCACGAGACGTTTTAAGTTCGCATGTGTCGCGCCATCATATCCTGCCAAATTTTGGCACCATCTGGCATTACCATCCTGAATTAGAACTGCACTTTATTGTTCGTGGCGAGGGCGTTCGATTCGTGGGCGATAATGTAAGCAATTTCAACGCGGGCGAGTTGCTACTACTGGGCGAAAATCTGCCGCATATGTGGCGTTGTAATGAACAATACTTCAGACAGGACCCAACGATTACCGCAGAGGCCGTTGTTGTTCAGTTTCTGCCTGATTTCATGGGGCAGGATTTTCTGCAAAAGCCGGAGGTCGATCCAATTCTGCACTTATATGACAAGGCCAAGGCAGGGCTTGTCATTACAGGAAAGACGCGGGAAGCGTTGATTCCGCTTATGCTTGAATCGGCAAAAACGTCGGGGCTCCACCGACTCGTTCTGATTCTTTCGATGGTAGATATTCTGACAACTAGTGAAGAAATGCATCCAATTTCGACCAAAGATGGTTTGTATCACCCTAACAAGGAAGAGACCGACCGATTGAATAAGGTATATAACTATGCGCTCATAAATTACCGAAGAGAGTTGACGCTGGAGGAGATTGCGTCTGTAGCGAATCTGAGCGTTACCTCCTTTTGCCGCTACTTTAAGATGGTGACCAAAAAGACCTTCCACGATTTTTTAATCGAAATACGCATCAGCCACGCTCAGCGAATGCTTGTTGAGGATATCGATATTACCACCGAAGCTGTTTGTTTTGAGTGTGGGTTCAACAATCGCTCTAATTTCTTCAGCCATTTCAAACGCATAACCGGTATTACTCCCTTCGAGTACAAACGCAAATGCCATCATGTGCAAATGCCCCCCCTTTATCAACAACCGGATAATTAA
- a CDS encoding RagB/SusD family nutrient uptake outer membrane protein, whose amino-acid sequence MKLFRQSSLTYWFGRKQLWIVLLLAFTACKDNFLTEKPLASLSSDNVLNSKSGFENYITALHNAAREELTKFDYLTWYMNLQIGTDIACNGENATPNFRNWNTFLTPVTACVERYWDWAYADMLVRANTIILYAEKPETQTIWANEAEKNAVIAEARFFRAYTHNFLANLYGGVPVITSVYTGPKTDFIRNTRQEVYESAKADLEFASQWLPASVEKAKEGRIVKAAADHLLTEVYISLGQHDKAIESASRVINSGLYKLMTTRFGNQKDKPGDVYSDLFKTGNQNRSSGNQETIYVWQFEDVTPGGNGSNAGGNPSLRNWSPFYVNVRDPDGKPGMVVVDSLGRGVGIVRPTTYFLYNLWKDNWDNDIRNSPHNIRRTYIYNNPASAWFGKVVEKAHYAKLDTFQLIYPTLRKIEGNISWLGGTSLFSKGFTSSDFIVYRLAETYLLRAEAYMRKGELQKAADDINVVRARANAKPVLASNVTLDYILDERARELITEEPRHRTLVRTGKLVERVRKYNMRDDARATIQDKHAFWPIPQKAIDANFSTKLEQNPGY is encoded by the coding sequence ATGAAACTATTCCGTCAATCTTCGTTAACCTACTGGTTCGGCCGGAAACAGCTCTGGATTGTTCTGTTGCTAGCATTTACCGCCTGTAAAGACAATTTTCTGACCGAAAAACCGCTGGCTTCGCTGAGTTCAGATAACGTACTGAATTCGAAATCCGGATTCGAAAATTACATAACCGCCTTACACAATGCGGCACGGGAAGAACTGACCAAATTCGACTACCTGACCTGGTACATGAATTTGCAGATTGGTACCGACATTGCCTGTAATGGCGAAAATGCAACGCCCAATTTCCGGAACTGGAATACATTTTTAACCCCCGTTACGGCTTGCGTTGAACGCTACTGGGACTGGGCTTATGCCGATATGCTCGTCAGAGCCAACACGATCATTCTGTATGCCGAAAAGCCAGAGACGCAAACGATATGGGCTAACGAAGCCGAGAAAAACGCAGTCATTGCCGAAGCCCGTTTCTTCCGCGCCTACACCCACAATTTCCTGGCTAATTTATACGGTGGGGTTCCAGTTATTACGAGTGTATATACCGGCCCTAAAACCGATTTTATACGGAATACCCGTCAGGAAGTCTACGAATCAGCAAAAGCGGATCTGGAATTTGCGTCGCAATGGTTACCTGCCTCCGTCGAAAAAGCCAAAGAAGGACGTATCGTTAAAGCAGCCGCCGATCATTTATTGACAGAGGTCTACATCAGTCTGGGGCAACATGACAAAGCCATTGAAAGCGCTTCCCGAGTTATCAATTCCGGGTTGTATAAACTCATGACTACCCGGTTTGGCAACCAGAAAGATAAACCGGGAGACGTCTATTCTGACTTATTCAAGACTGGCAACCAAAACCGTAGCTCCGGCAATCAGGAGACAATTTATGTCTGGCAATTTGAGGACGTAACGCCCGGCGGTAATGGTTCCAATGCGGGTGGCAACCCGTCGCTTCGGAACTGGTCACCGTTTTATGTCAATGTACGGGACCCGGATGGGAAGCCCGGTATGGTGGTTGTGGATAGTTTAGGCCGAGGGGTAGGTATCGTACGACCAACAACCTATTTCCTGTATAATCTCTGGAAAGACAACTGGGATAACGACATTAGAAACTCTCCGCACAACATCCGACGAACCTATATTTACAATAATCCGGCATCGGCCTGGTTTGGCAAAGTGGTTGAAAAAGCCCATTATGCCAAATTAGATACCTTCCAGTTAATTTATCCTACACTACGTAAGATTGAAGGAAACATCAGTTGGTTAGGCGGCACCAGTTTGTTCAGCAAAGGCTTTACATCTTCCGATTTTATTGTCTATCGCCTTGCCGAAACCTATCTGCTACGTGCCGAAGCCTATATGCGTAAAGGAGAACTTCAAAAAGCGGCCGATGATATTAACGTAGTGAGGGCGCGAGCCAATGCCAAACCTGTACTGGCCAGCAACGTAACACTCGATTATATTCTTGACGAACGTGCTCGTGAATTAATAACGGAAGAACCCAGACACCGTACACTCGTGCGGACAGGAAAGCTGGTAGAGCGGGTTCGCAAGTACAATATGCGCGACGATGCCCGCGCAACGATTCAGGATAAGCACGCGTTCTGGCCAATCCCTCAAAAGGCTATTGATGCTAACTTCAGTACCAAACTAGAGCAAAATCCTGGCTATTAA